One Thermodesulfobacteriota bacterium genomic region harbors:
- a CDS encoding phenylacetate--CoA ligase family protein, whose translation MAERDSIYWNPILETMPKEKLRELQIKKFKRIFEWAYNNSPFYRRLYKEAGIEPEDIKSYEDIKKVPKIDKGMLRDVQTREPFPYGDILAVPLREVVVFRQTSGTTGTPVYQADTWQDWEWWSECWAYILYAQGYREEDRVFLPFGYNVFVAFWAAHYAAEKIGCEVVPGGVLDTEARILKMQELKCTAFAATPTYVLGMADTARKMGIDPRSLGIKRITCAGEPGASIPATKKRIEEAWGAKVYDHAGATEIGAWGYMCTEQTGLHVNEAFFLVEIEDVETGEIVEEPMKNGKMIVTAFDRYAKPCIRFDSKDIIRWANYDCPCGRTFRLIDGGVIGRADDITKVKGVLLAPTAIEEVVRSFKELSNEYEVIVSKKGDIDDILLKIEILPEYESKREDILSRLKDQLRLKTNLGYRIEVHPFGSLPRYDVKAKRFKDLRKQ comes from the coding sequence ATGGCAGAAAGAGATAGTATCTATTGGAATCCGATTCTAGAGACTATGCCTAAAGAGAAACTAAGGGAATTGCAAATAAAGAAGTTCAAAAGGATCTTTGAGTGGGCTTACAACAATTCTCCTTTTTACAGAAGGCTCTACAAAGAGGCAGGCATTGAACCAGAAGACATAAAGTCATACGAAGACATAAAAAAAGTCCCAAAGATAGACAAAGGGATGTTGAGGGATGTTCAAACGAGAGAGCCATTCCCATATGGAGATATACTTGCCGTTCCTTTAAGAGAAGTTGTTGTTTTCAGGCAGACGAGCGGAACGACAGGAACCCCTGTTTACCAAGCCGACACTTGGCAGGACTGGGAATGGTGGTCGGAATGCTGGGCATACATACTTTACGCACAGGGCTACAGAGAAGAAGATCGAGTCTTTCTTCCCTTTGGTTACAACGTGTTCGTTGCTTTCTGGGCGGCCCATTATGCTGCAGAAAAGATAGGATGTGAAGTTGTCCCGGGTGGGGTACTCGACACGGAAGCAAGGATCTTAAAAATGCAGGAGCTTAAATGTACGGCCTTTGCCGCAACCCCCACATACGTACTGGGTATGGCAGATACAGCGAGGAAAATGGGTATAGATCCAAGATCTTTGGGAATAAAGAGAATTACATGTGCGGGTGAGCCGGGTGCGAGCATTCCGGCAACTAAAAAGAGAATTGAAGAGGCTTGGGGAGCAAAAGTTTATGATCATGCGGGTGCAACAGAGATCGGTGCGTGGGGATACATGTGCACTGAGCAGACGGGATTACACGTAAATGAAGCCTTCTTCCTTGTGGAGATTGAGGATGTGGAGACGGGTGAGATAGTAGAGGAGCCGATGAAGAACGGAAAGATGATCGTGACGGCTTTCGACAGATACGCAAAGCCCTGTATCCGTTTTGATTCGAAGGATATCATAAGGTGGGCAAACTACGATTGTCCCTGTGGCAGAACTTTTAGACTAATAGATGGCGGAGTAATAGGAAGGGCAGACGACATAACAAAGGTAAAAGGTGTACTACTTGCCCCAACTGCCATCGAAGAGGTAGTCCGGAGTTTTAAGGAGCTGAGTAACGAGTATGAGGTTATAGTCTCTAAAAAGGGCGACATAGATGACATACTCTTAAAAATTGAAATATTGCCCGAATACGAAAGTAAAAGAGAGGATATTCTTTCAAGACTTAAAGACCAGCTAAGGCTAAAGACGAATCTCGGTTACAGAATTGAAGTACACCCATTCGGTTCCCTTCCTAGGTACGATGTAAAGGCAAAGAGATTCAAAGACTTAAGGAAGCAGTAA
- a CDS encoding molybdopterin-dependent oxidoreductase: protein MRYAQREIKSTCGLCQIGCGIIVKVSDSKVVEVRGDPDHPLNRGKLCIKGLTSIDYLYHPERITIPLRKEGKLWKKISWDEAIGEIAEKLLEIKAQYGPESIVFMRGSAKGLHDDYLSRFANAFGSPNITSMAHVCFIPRRMASTLTYGFYAICDLEYPPKCIVVWANNVSETLHHVYERIKDAKKSGAFLIVIDPIKTEIAKIADLWVKIRPGSDLLLALGLIYVIVKEEIYDRDFVEKYTIGFGELKNTLDPFKPEVVEKLTDVPKDLILKIAKAYAGLKPSVIQWGNGIDHTTQNFQTARAICILRAISGNLNIPGGDIYYKAPSIIERGSSELTLHNLLSLEERKRRIGGKGYMLPNLYYALPQLVIEAILKEDPYPIKGLFIQGGNFLLTYPNAKKVYEALRKVELLVVSDHFMTPTASLAHYFLPSATFFEFDSLSLPPYSLPVLSAQKKVVNVGLAKSDYEILRALSIPCGFGDLFWKTEKECLDYILSPLGIRFDDLCEIGYVKGEPKPNHHIQNGFPTPSGKVEIYSKRLEEWGFPPLPSVDLEKVLCEDKDPQYPLILTSLKRTYFRHSGGKNIEALRKKYPEPCVEIHPDVAESFGLKEGSYVYIETRQGRILQKVKINPDIHENTVLCDYGWYFPEEKEETLFGWDRSNINILTDDSPPFGREFGTPNLRAIPCRIVRLDPQEG from the coding sequence ATGAGATACGCTCAAAGAGAGATTAAAAGCACCTGTGGTCTTTGCCAGATAGGGTGCGGAATCATCGTTAAAGTTTCGGATTCAAAGGTCGTCGAAGTAAGGGGGGATCCTGATCACCCTCTTAATCGAGGAAAGCTCTGCATAAAGGGGCTAACCTCCATAGATTATCTTTACCATCCAGAAAGGATCACTATACCCTTACGTAAAGAAGGGAAGCTTTGGAAAAAAATATCCTGGGATGAGGCAATAGGAGAAATTGCTGAAAAGTTATTGGAGATAAAGGCTCAATACGGGCCGGAATCTATAGTTTTCATGAGAGGGTCTGCAAAGGGTCTCCACGACGATTACCTTTCCCGTTTTGCCAACGCTTTCGGAAGCCCAAATATCACATCGATGGCACACGTTTGCTTTATTCCGCGCAGGATGGCATCCACATTGACTTACGGTTTTTACGCGATATGTGATCTCGAGTACCCACCCAAGTGCATTGTAGTATGGGCCAATAACGTCTCTGAGACGCTTCATCATGTTTACGAGAGAATAAAAGATGCAAAAAAAAGCGGAGCCTTTCTCATAGTTATCGATCCCATAAAGACTGAGATTGCAAAAATTGCGGATCTATGGGTGAAGATAAGGCCTGGGAGTGATCTTCTTTTGGCCTTAGGCCTCATCTATGTCATTGTCAAAGAGGAAATTTACGATAGAGATTTCGTTGAGAAGTATACTATAGGCTTCGGAGAATTGAAAAACACGTTGGATCCATTCAAACCCGAAGTGGTGGAGAAATTAACTGACGTACCGAAGGATCTCATCTTAAAGATCGCAAAAGCCTACGCAGGACTTAAACCTTCAGTTATTCAATGGGGAAACGGAATAGATCACACAACTCAGAACTTCCAGACGGCAAGAGCGATATGTATCTTGAGGGCTATTTCCGGAAATCTCAATATTCCAGGTGGGGACATATACTACAAGGCTCCATCGATAATCGAAAGGGGTTCTTCCGAACTAACCTTACATAACCTTCTCTCTTTGGAGGAGAGGAAAAGGAGGATCGGTGGAAAAGGCTACATGCTACCCAATCTTTATTATGCGCTGCCTCAGCTTGTAATTGAAGCCATCCTTAAAGAGGACCCCTATCCAATAAAGGGTTTATTCATTCAAGGTGGAAACTTTCTCCTTACTTATCCGAATGCCAAAAAAGTGTACGAAGCTCTAAGAAAGGTTGAACTTCTTGTCGTTTCTGATCATTTTATGACCCCAACTGCCTCTTTAGCGCACTATTTCCTTCCCTCGGCCACTTTCTTTGAATTCGATAGCCTCTCCCTTCCACCGTATTCGCTCCCTGTCCTTTCGGCTCAGAAAAAAGTGGTAAACGTGGGTCTAGCAAAATCGGATTATGAGATTTTAAGAGCACTCTCCATTCCCTGCGGATTCGGAGATCTTTTCTGGAAAACCGAAAAAGAGTGTCTCGACTACATCCTTTCTCCTTTAGGGATAAGGTTTGACGATTTATGCGAGATCGGATACGTAAAGGGTGAGCCAAAACCTAACCATCACATACAAAACGGTTTCCCAACGCCTTCTGGCAAGGTGGAGATATATTCAAAAAGATTGGAAGAATGGGGTTTTCCCCCTTTACCTTCCGTCGATTTGGAAAAGGTTCTTTGTGAAGATAAAGATCCTCAATATCCTCTAATCCTTACGAGTCTTAAGCGCACATATTTTAGACACTCTGGAGGAAAAAATATAGAAGCTTTGAGAAAAAAGTATCCTGAGCCCTGCGTGGAGATCCATCCAGACGTTGCAGAATCTTTCGGTTTAAAAGAGGGTTCTTACGTATACATCGAAACCCGGCAAGGAAGGATACTCCAAAAGGTAAAGATAAATCCGGACATTCACGAAAATACAGTTTTATGCGATTACGGATGGTACTTTCCTGAGGAAAAGGAAGAGACTTTATTCGGATGGGATAGGTCCAATATAAATATCCTAACAGACGATAGCCCCCCGTTTGGAAGGGAGTTCGGGACACCCAACCTTAGGGCGATACCTTGTAGGATAGTACGGCTTGATCCTCAAGAAGGATAG
- a CDS encoding amidohydrolase: protein MLIDVHNHLYPKEWLDYLESHSKTITIRKKEEKILIYFKGTRLATIEKKGHLDVEERIKDMDEKGIDVNLMSLTTPSVELLPKRDGVFWAKKLNDYFASICQKSKGRLHFLATLPIQDVLASVKELERAKRDLDAKGVIMFSNVAGKPIYFQEFYPIYEAASNFDLPILVHPGPPITTTVLKKVMMPIPLFGFIMDTTIAVAGLILFGVFDRFQNLKVIHPHLGGVFPYLVRRVDDAYETYGKDFKFSAMKKPSIYYKTNVYIDTVSFHLPAMRCAIEYMGIDHVLFGTDYPHPIGGVERAIESLKSLNLSTEEGQKIFSENAKTLFKL, encoded by the coding sequence TTGTTAATAGATGTCCATAACCATTTATACCCGAAAGAATGGCTTGACTATCTGGAAAGCCACTCTAAAACGATAACGATCAGAAAAAAGGAAGAGAAGATTCTCATCTACTTTAAGGGAACGAGGCTTGCAACAATCGAAAAAAAGGGACATTTGGATGTGGAAGAAAGGATCAAGGATATGGATGAAAAAGGAATAGATGTCAATCTGATGAGTCTTACGACACCGAGTGTAGAGTTACTGCCTAAAAGGGATGGTGTTTTTTGGGCAAAAAAGCTCAATGACTATTTTGCTTCCATATGTCAAAAGAGCAAAGGGAGACTTCATTTTTTGGCGACTCTTCCCATTCAAGACGTTTTAGCATCAGTAAAGGAACTAGAACGGGCAAAGAGGGATCTTGACGCAAAAGGAGTTATTATGTTCTCAAATGTCGCTGGTAAACCGATATACTTCCAGGAATTTTATCCGATATACGAGGCCGCATCGAATTTTGATCTTCCAATCCTTGTTCATCCAGGACCTCCTATTACTACAACAGTTCTAAAAAAGGTCATGATGCCAATCCCCCTTTTTGGATTCATCATGGATACGACTATTGCAGTTGCAGGACTCATACTATTCGGTGTTTTCGACAGGTTTCAAAACCTAAAGGTCATCCATCCTCACCTTGGAGGGGTATTTCCTTATCTGGTGAGAAGAGTGGATGACGCATATGAAACCTACGGAAAGGATTTTAAATTTTCAGCAATGAAAAAACCTTCTATATATTACAAAACGAACGTTTACATCGACACCGTCTCCTTCCACTTGCCCGCGATGAGGTGTGCGATAGAATACATGGGGATCGACCATGTGCTCTTTGGGACCGATTATCCTCATCCAATAGGAGGTGTGGAAAGGGCAATAGAGAGTCTCAAATCTCTAAATCTCTCTACTGAGGAAGGCCAAAAGATCTTCTCCGAAAATGCAAAAACTCTTTTTAAACTATGA
- a CDS encoding 4Fe-4S binding protein, with translation MPPNIDMDRCSGCGMCDKICPLDVIHFDSEKNMPIVKYADECWHCGSCRLECPMGAIKIFFPVEMLY, from the coding sequence ATGCCCCCGAATATAGATATGGATAGATGTTCTGGATGTGGGATGTGCGATAAGATATGTCCTTTGGATGTTATACATTTCGATTCCGAAAAAAATATGCCAATTGTCAAGTATGCCGATGAATGCTGGCACTGTGGGTCCTGTAGACTTGAGTGTCCGATGGGTGCCATAAAGATTTTCTTCCCTGTGGAGATGCTTTACTAG
- a CDS encoding FAD-binding protein — MIGNIREYEFETDVLIVGGGLAGNNAALGALEKNVKVIVADKGTLERCGATAGGVDHFMAYLNTGPWDTREAYLSYVAKIARGAVDLKVQDAVFCKELEAALERMEKIGCTLKQSDGKYLRTQSLGQPGPYFINFNGKNLKPALAKEARRLGVFALERCMMTDLLYDGERVIGAVGFNIRTGDFYIVKAKATILATGCTTRLFHNPTGLPFNTWQCPQNTGAAQVMAYKVGAKLANMEYMRITVVPKGFSAAGLNALMGMGGRLINAYGEEFMAKYHPMGNKAPRSMLVYAVMKEIQMGNGPIYIDCTHLSEADLNHLKRTLGYDKDTLPDFLEQKGVDLSKEPLEVMYSEGMQAGPSEVCGSGIMIDERTSSSIEGLFACGDCTDQMRCVHLCTTGGYLSGKVAAEYAKNYSHPIRVDKKEIQRLKEAIYRPLWVTGNLDHKTVENVIRRVMWEYAGPVRNEKSLNLAIDKLQSLKEEAQALKAKDFHELMRVHETNQLIDIGTIMCHASLERKETRFGIFHFRSDYPETKEEFEGEIVIFQKDGKVVKEFKKLSYDKIP; from the coding sequence ATGATCGGAAACATAAGAGAATACGAATTCGAAACGGACGTTCTCATAGTAGGCGGTGGGCTTGCCGGTAATAATGCGGCGCTTGGCGCACTAGAGAAAAACGTAAAAGTTATAGTGGCAGATAAAGGGACACTCGAAAGATGCGGGGCAACCGCCGGAGGGGTTGACCATTTCATGGCCTATCTCAATACAGGACCGTGGGATACGAGAGAAGCGTACCTAAGTTATGTGGCGAAGATCGCCCGAGGAGCAGTAGATTTGAAGGTACAGGATGCAGTCTTCTGCAAGGAACTTGAGGCGGCACTAGAAAGGATGGAAAAGATAGGATGCACCCTTAAACAGAGTGACGGTAAGTATCTTAGGACCCAGTCCTTAGGACAGCCAGGACCCTATTTCATAAACTTTAACGGTAAGAATCTCAAACCGGCTTTAGCAAAAGAAGCAAGAAGACTTGGGGTCTTTGCCTTAGAGAGATGTATGATGACCGATCTCCTCTATGATGGGGAACGAGTTATAGGCGCAGTTGGCTTTAATATAAGAACGGGGGATTTTTATATAGTTAAAGCGAAGGCGACTATTTTAGCCACAGGATGCACAACAAGGCTCTTCCATAACCCAACAGGGCTCCCTTTTAATACTTGGCAGTGTCCACAAAATACTGGAGCAGCACAAGTTATGGCTTATAAAGTCGGTGCCAAGCTCGCAAACATGGAGTACATGAGGATTACGGTCGTGCCGAAAGGGTTCAGTGCGGCCGGATTGAACGCTCTTATGGGAATGGGTGGAAGGTTGATCAACGCTTACGGCGAGGAATTTATGGCAAAATACCATCCTATGGGGAACAAAGCTCCAAGAAGTATGCTTGTTTATGCGGTCATGAAAGAGATCCAAATGGGAAACGGACCGATTTACATCGACTGTACCCACCTCTCGGAAGCTGATCTAAACCATCTAAAACGGACACTCGGTTACGACAAAGATACCCTTCCTGATTTTTTGGAACAAAAGGGGGTGGATCTCTCTAAAGAACCTTTGGAGGTTATGTATTCGGAAGGTATGCAGGCAGGTCCTTCTGAAGTTTGTGGAAGCGGAATAATGATAGACGAGAGGACATCAAGTTCGATAGAAGGCCTCTTTGCCTGTGGTGACTGTACTGACCAGATGCGATGCGTGCATTTGTGCACAACCGGAGGATATCTTTCCGGCAAAGTGGCGGCTGAATATGCCAAAAACTACTCTCACCCAATAAGAGTCGATAAAAAAGAGATTCAGAGACTAAAAGAAGCAATCTATAGACCGCTATGGGTCACTGGAAATCTAGATCATAAAACAGTGGAAAATGTAATAAGGAGAGTGATGTGGGAATACGCAGGACCCGTAAGAAATGAAAAAAGTTTAAATCTGGCAATAGATAAGCTTCAAAGCTTAAAAGAGGAGGCGCAAGCTCTCAAGGCAAAAGATTTTCACGAGCTTATGAGAGTTCATGAAACAAACCAACTGATAGATATCGGTACGATCATGTGCCATGCTTCGTTGGAAAGGAAAGAAACTAGGTTCGGAATCTTCCATTTCCGTTCTGACTATCCGGAGACAAAGGAAGAGTTTGAGGGGGAAATAGTGATCTTTCAGAAAGATGGGAAAGTTGTAAAAGAGTTTAAAAAGTTAAGCTATGACAAAATTCCTTAA
- a CDS encoding amidohydrolase, giving the protein MKIDMFCHILPKKYLDKVQKLAPHAKDMNKRVRNIYALYELEDRFRIMDKFENYVQVLTLAAPPIETFGPPNVTYELARIANDSMKEIVDRYPDRFLGFVASLPLNDIDASLKEAQRAIDELGAFGIQLFTNVLGKPLDRPEFEPLFKYMAEIERPIWIHPTRGSDFPDYKAETKSHYEIWFIFGWPYETSVCMAHLVFSRIFEKYPSIKIITHHLGGIAPYQAGRVGPAWDMLGSRTSGEDYESLIKSMKKRPIDYFKMFYADTALFGAKESTRCGILFFGVDHVLFGTDMPFDSRPNIHEEDSPYIRETIHIIETLDILTEEDKTAIFEGNAKRLLRLN; this is encoded by the coding sequence ATGAAGATCGATATGTTCTGCCACATCTTGCCAAAAAAATACCTGGATAAGGTCCAAAAGCTCGCGCCCCATGCGAAAGATATGAACAAAAGGGTGCGAAATATTTATGCCCTCTACGAGCTCGAAGACAGATTTAGAATCATGGATAAGTTTGAAAATTACGTTCAGGTTTTGACCCTTGCGGCTCCACCAATCGAAACATTCGGCCCACCGAATGTCACATACGAGCTTGCAAGGATCGCAAATGACTCAATGAAAGAGATCGTAGATAGATACCCCGATAGGTTTTTGGGGTTTGTCGCCTCCCTTCCATTGAATGACATAGACGCTTCACTAAAAGAGGCTCAACGTGCAATAGATGAGCTTGGAGCTTTCGGGATTCAGCTCTTTACCAATGTCCTTGGGAAACCATTGGATAGGCCAGAATTTGAACCCCTATTCAAATACATGGCAGAAATCGAAAGACCCATATGGATACACCCCACGAGGGGTTCTGACTTTCCCGATTATAAGGCGGAAACGAAAAGCCATTACGAGATATGGTTCATATTCGGATGGCCGTATGAGACGAGTGTGTGCATGGCACACTTAGTCTTCTCCAGAATCTTCGAGAAGTACCCCTCCATAAAGATAATAACCCATCACCTGGGCGGGATAGCACCTTACCAGGCTGGAAGGGTTGGACCAGCATGGGACATGCTCGGTTCTAGGACTTCCGGTGAAGACTACGAATCCCTCATAAAATCTATGAAGAAAAGACCGATCGATTACTTTAAAATGTTCTATGCGGACACAGCTCTTTTCGGCGCAAAAGAATCCACAAGGTGTGGAATCCTCTTTTTTGGGGTCGATCATGTACTATTTGGAACCGACATGCCCTTCGACTCACGTCCAAACATACACGAGGAGGACTCTCCTTACATAAGAGAAACTATCCATATAATCGAGACTCTCGACATTCTTACGGAGGAAGACAAGACTGCTATATTTGAGGGAAATGCAAAAAGATTACTGAGACTAAATTAG
- a CDS encoding TRAP transporter fused permease subunit — protein sequence MERVSRFRDPGGIAKIVGNLGLFLIPLLAITAILNLPAYFSKSFHIHQWVALIYGLTLFSTFIFIRPSRRITSDKVPFYDFVFASVSLFCFFYLGIFYDEIMIEVGLLKPHRIFLGILAILLTLEAIRRVTGYPFLVIIVFFILVALFLSHLPLGLKSVSWKNLANYLYVDPQGIIGVPVIVSSTVVLVFILFGQTISKVGLGEFFNDVATSILGRFRGGQAKVAVFASSLFGMISGSAVANVVTTGTFTIPLMKKAGYKPYYAGAVEAVSSTGGQIMPPIMGASAFIMATFLGIPYAKVAIAAIIPALLYYFAVFVQVDLEAAKLGLKGMEKSKIPSLYQTLKKNWLISIPFLLLIYLLFFKQMEAEYAGIYTTAFAFLLGWLVLKRVRAKSIFPIFSECGRFFLEICITCAGAGILIGILSITGLAFSFSALLVELAGKKIVPLLLLTAFGAVILGMGMPATGSYLLMVTLAAPALIELGIQPILAHFFVFYFAVLSFLTPPVCLAAYAAAAIAEDDMLKTAYQAMKLGIVAYIVPFIFIFKPSLILIGSPIEIVESIIFGVIGVVLLAIGVEGYLFSELKLWVRAILFLSGLTVMVPGVIYDIVGLSISAPFIIYEWIKRSKR from the coding sequence ATGGAAAGGGTATCCCGTTTTAGGGATCCGGGGGGGATAGCGAAGATAGTCGGAAACTTAGGCCTATTCCTTATCCCCCTCCTTGCGATAACAGCTATTCTAAACCTCCCTGCATACTTCTCTAAGTCATTCCACATCCACCAATGGGTAGCTTTGATCTACGGACTTACACTCTTTTCAACTTTTATATTCATCCGTCCCTCAAGAAGGATAACCTCAGATAAAGTCCCTTTTTACGATTTCGTCTTTGCATCTGTTTCTCTTTTCTGCTTCTTTTATCTGGGCATCTTCTACGACGAAATAATGATAGAAGTCGGGCTCTTAAAACCCCACAGGATCTTTTTAGGCATACTTGCCATCCTACTTACCCTTGAGGCAATAAGAAGGGTTACGGGATACCCTTTTTTAGTAATTATCGTCTTTTTCATACTGGTCGCCCTTTTTCTTTCCCACCTTCCACTAGGCCTAAAGAGTGTCTCTTGGAAGAATTTGGCCAACTACCTCTACGTTGATCCTCAAGGGATAATTGGGGTTCCTGTTATCGTATCATCCACAGTCGTTCTCGTATTCATTCTATTCGGACAGACCATATCAAAGGTCGGCTTGGGTGAGTTTTTTAACGATGTGGCAACATCGATTTTAGGAAGATTTAGAGGAGGTCAGGCGAAGGTAGCTGTTTTCGCATCTTCCCTTTTCGGCATGATTTCTGGAAGCGCGGTTGCCAACGTTGTAACAACAGGCACATTCACCATACCTCTTATGAAGAAAGCCGGCTACAAGCCTTACTACGCAGGGGCTGTAGAGGCCGTCTCTTCAACAGGCGGCCAGATTATGCCTCCCATTATGGGAGCGTCGGCATTTATCATGGCCACCTTTCTAGGAATTCCATACGCAAAGGTCGCTATCGCCGCCATAATACCCGCTTTACTTTACTATTTTGCCGTTTTCGTTCAAGTAGATCTGGAGGCCGCAAAGTTGGGACTTAAAGGGATGGAGAAAAGTAAAATCCCATCCCTATACCAAACTTTGAAAAAGAATTGGCTTATATCCATCCCATTTCTACTTCTCATATATCTTCTCTTTTTTAAGCAGATGGAGGCTGAATACGCGGGTATCTATACTACAGCATTCGCATTTCTTCTAGGGTGGCTCGTGCTAAAAAGAGTGAGAGCAAAAAGTATCTTCCCCATATTCTCGGAATGTGGAAGATTTTTCCTGGAGATCTGTATAACATGTGCAGGAGCTGGAATTCTTATAGGGATTCTTTCCATTACGGGACTTGCATTTTCGTTCTCAGCTCTTCTAGTTGAACTTGCCGGGAAGAAGATCGTACCTCTACTTCTCCTTACGGCATTTGGAGCAGTGATTCTCGGTATGGGAATGCCCGCAACCGGTTCTTATCTCCTTATGGTAACGCTTGCTGCCCCCGCCCTTATTGAGCTTGGAATACAACCGATTCTTGCCCATTTTTTCGTCTTTTATTTCGCAGTTCTTTCTTTTCTCACCCCACCTGTTTGCCTTGCAGCGTACGCGGCAGCGGCTATAGCAGAGGATGATATGCTCAAAACCGCATACCAGGCGATGAAGCTAGGTATCGTTGCTTACATTGTGCCCTTCATATTCATATTTAAACCGAGTCTAATCCTCATCGGGTCACCTATCGAAATAGTCGAGTCCATAATTTTTGGAGTCATAGGTGTGGTACTTCTCGCTATCGGAGTTGAGGGCTATCTTTTTAGCGAACTAAAATTATGGGTCAGGGCGATTCTATTCCTAAGTGGTCTCACAGTTATGGTGCCGGGAGTAATTTACGATATAGTAGGCCTTTCAATATCGGCCCCCTTTATAATCTACGAATGGATAAAGAGGAGTAAGAGATGA
- a CDS encoding TAXI family TRAP transporter solute-binding subunit produces the protein MKVTTLLFLASFILFFANLSFSTDQINIGTNPIGAFFHTIGVAAAKVINEKTNLKAIVKPMSGPEAWMPYMARGEIQLGVMNMWDAEMAVLGKYEWEKLSQGKGFPNLRILTPTVPNKIGIVVPKDSPVRKIADLKGKKVAGKYPRTSITLQTLALLANGGLEEKDVIMVPVHSPPDGVKAVIEGRADASGTITLGSPVIEELNAKKGARYLPLDPSPHLVERMKKYFPGYMAKVKEGPGTVGISGEQYLWVYDIYLATTAELPDSVAYTIVKALYENYKEFELVHKLLKDWDQDVFVSKDIVIPYHPGVVKYFKEKGLWTKEMEEIQSRLIAQLKR, from the coding sequence ATGAAAGTGACAACTCTTCTTTTTTTAGCCTCTTTCATACTATTTTTCGCCAATCTTTCCTTTTCGACCGATCAGATAAACATTGGAACGAATCCAATAGGTGCGTTCTTCCACACAATCGGTGTTGCCGCAGCAAAAGTCATAAATGAAAAGACTAACCTTAAGGCGATAGTTAAACCGATGTCGGGGCCGGAGGCGTGGATGCCTTATATGGCAAGGGGTGAGATACAACTAGGAGTCATGAACATGTGGGACGCGGAGATGGCAGTTTTAGGCAAGTACGAATGGGAGAAACTTTCTCAGGGAAAGGGCTTTCCGAATTTGAGAATCCTCACGCCCACTGTCCCGAATAAGATCGGAATCGTTGTGCCTAAGGACTCTCCTGTAAGAAAGATAGCCGATCTTAAAGGGAAGAAGGTGGCAGGGAAATACCCTAGGACTTCCATAACACTCCAGACCCTAGCCCTTTTAGCCAACGGAGGGCTCGAGGAAAAAGACGTGATAATGGTCCCTGTCCATTCCCCACCCGATGGGGTAAAAGCGGTAATCGAGGGTAGGGCCGATGCTTCAGGCACAATAACGCTCGGTTCTCCCGTGATCGAGGAACTCAACGCTAAAAAGGGTGCCAGATACTTGCCACTCGATCCCTCACCCCATCTCGTTGAGAGGATGAAAAAGTATTTTCCAGGTTACATGGCAAAGGTTAAGGAAGGACCTGGTACGGTCGGCATAAGCGGGGAACAGTACCTATGGGTCTATGACATCTATCTCGCAACAACGGCTGAGCTCCCTGACAGTGTCGCTTATACAATAGTCAAGGCTCTTTATGAGAACTATAAAGAGTTTGAGCTTGTCCATAAACTCTTAAAAGATTGGGATCAAGACGTTTTCGTCTCTAAGGATATAGTAATCCCTTACCATCCTGGCGTAGTCAAATACTTCAAAGAAAAAGGACTCTGGACAAAAGAGATGGAAGAGATCCAGTCCAGGCTTATCGCTCAGCTAAAAAGGTAA